The following coding sequences lie in one Rutidosis leptorrhynchoides isolate AG116_Rl617_1_P2 chromosome 4, CSIRO_AGI_Rlap_v1, whole genome shotgun sequence genomic window:
- the LOC139840258 gene encoding hexosyltransferase GAUT11-like, producing MRRRAADYRRRVRRRLSIWIWVFLGLFSVAGFIFIFLQHNYQDQDPNQRHHHQPVLEQNPGNIRVTHNKLNLTKEIASANSYTRQLLEQMTLAKAYVVIAKEHNNLHLAWQLSSNIRNCQSLLSKAAMRADPITQDEAEPLISSLSSLILKSQHAHYDIATTMMTMKSHIQALEERANAATVQSAFFGQLAAESLPKNLHCLNVKLVSAWLTKKWIRDFADENKISPRLLDNNLYHFCLFSDNVLAVSAVVNSTVSNADHPTQLVFHVVTNEANYAAMQAWFLTNDFKGSMIEVQKVEDLTWLNGTYSPVIKRLKEFDANTKFVSLLNYLRFYIPEIYPHLEKVVFLDDDVIVQKDLTPLFSLDLHGNVNGAVETCLEAYHRLYKYLNFSNPVLSSKIDPQGCGWAFGLNVFDLVAWRNANVTGVYHYWEEQNADGNLWKLGTLPAGLLAFYGQTEPLDRRWHVSGLGFDVNIDTRLIESAAVVHFNGNMKPWLKFGIGRYKPLWQRYVNTTHPYLVNCVTS from the exons ATGCGCCGGCGAGCTGCTGATTACCGGCGCCGGGTTCGACGGCGGCTTTCAATTTGGATCTGGGTGTTTCTTGGATTGTTCTCTGTTGCtggatttatatttatttttcttcaACATAATTATCAGGATCAAGATCCCAATCAACGCCACCACCATCAACCTGTTTTG GAACAAAATCCAGGAAATATTCGAGTTACTCACAACAAGCTGAATCTAACGAAAGAGATAGCTAGTGCCAATTCGTACACCAGACAACTATTAGAGCAAATGACACTTGCGAAAGCGTACGTAGTCATTGCAAAAGAACACAATAACCTTCATCTTGCTTGGCAACTAAGTTCAAATATAAGAAATTGTCAATCTTTGCTTTCAAAAGCCGCCATGAGAGCGGACCCCATCACACAAGATGAAGCGGAACCGCTTATTAGCAGTCTATCGTCTCTAATTCTCAAATCTCAGCATGCTCATTATGATATTGCAACAACAATGATGACTATGAAATCTCACATTCAAGCCCTTGAAGAACGCGCAAACGCAGCCACGGTTCAAAGTGCGTTTTTTGGACAGTTAGCAGCCGAATCACTACCCAAGAATCTTCATTGTTTAAACGTTAAACTTGTGTCTGCTTGGCTAACGAAAAAATGGATACGAGATTTTGCAGACGAGAACAAAATCTCTCCAAGGTTATTAGACAACAATCTTTACCATTTCTGCTTGTTTTCCGATAATGTGCTGGCGGTTTCAGCTGTGGTCAACTCTACAGTCTCGAATGCTGACCATCCAACGCAACTCGTGTTTCATGTAGTCACGAACGAAGCCAATTATGCAGCAATGCAAGCATGGTTTCTTACAAATGACTTTAAAGGGTCCATGATTGAAGTTCAAAAAGTCGAAGATTTAACTTGGTTGAACGGTACTTACTCTCCTGTCATCAAACGATTAAAAGAATTCGATGCCAACACAAAGTTTGTATCTTTGTTAAACTATCTTCGATTTTACATACCTGAGATCTATCCTCACCTTGAAAAAGTTGTCTTTCTTGATGATGATGTCATCGTCCAAAAAGATTTAACCCCACTTTTTTCTTTGGATCTTCATGGTAATGTAAATGGAGCGGTTGAAACGTGCCTTGAAGCTTATCACCGACTGTATAAATATCTTAACTTCTCAAACCCAGTTTTGAGTTCCAAGATTGACCCACAGGGTTGTGGGTGGGCTTTTGGGTTAAACGTCTTTGATTTAGTGGCTTGGAGGAATGCTAATGTGACAGGCGTGTACCATTACTGGGAAGAACAGAATGCAGATGGGAATTTATGGAAGTTAGGGACTTTGCCAGCTGGACTTTTAGCCTTTTACGGACAGACTGAGCCATTGGACCGAAGATGGCACGTGTCGGGACTAGGGTTTGATGTGAATATCGATACCAGGCTCATAGAGAGTGCAGCTGTGGTTCATTTTAATGGGAACATGAAACCATGGCTAAAGTTTGGGATTGGGAGGTATAAGCCTTTATGGCAAAGGTATGTTAACACAACACATCCTTATCTTGTTAATTGTGTTACAAGCTGA
- the LOC139839395 gene encoding agamous-like MADS-box protein MADS2, protein MGRGRVELKRIENKINRQVTFAKRRNGLLKKAYELSVLCDAEVALIIFSNRGKLYEFCSSSSMMKTLEKYHSCSYGSLKPNQPENENQYNYHEYLRLKARVEVLQRSQRNLLGEDLAPLNTKELEQLEHQLEMSLRKIRSTKTGCMLDQLSELRRKEQVLAETNKALKKMLEESAHEFPKQMWESGAQTIPYNPLPTHSDEFFQPLSLNTTMHNSFGGLRYNPIGSDHEMTDGGVNENNSNGMFPGWML, encoded by the exons atggGAAGAGGCAGAGTTGAACTAAAGAGAATAGAAAACAAAATAAACAGGCAAGTGACTTTTGCTAAGAGAAGAAATGGTCTTCTTAAAAAAGCTTATGAACTCTCAGTTCTTTGTGATGCTGAAGTTGCTCTTATCATCTTCTCAAACCGTGGCAAACTTTATGAATTCTGTAGCAGCTCTAG CATGATGAAAACACTTGAGAAGTACCACAGCTGTAGTTATGGATCATTGAAACCCAACCAACCAGAAAATGAGAACCAG TACAACTACCACGAATATCTGAGACTAAAGGCAAGGGTGGAGGTTCTACAACGATCACAAAG AAACCTACTAGGAGAAGATTTGGCCCCATTAAACACCAAGGAGCTGGAGCAACTGGAGCATCAGTTGGAAATGTCTTTAAGGAAAATTAGATCAACAAAG ACTGGGTGCATGTTGGATCAGCTTTCTGAACTCCGAAGAAAG GAGCAAGTTCTTGCTGAAACAAACAAAGCCTTAAAGAAAATG TTGGAAGAAAGTGCACATGAATTTCCGAAACAAATGTGGGAGAGCGGTGCACAAACTATCCCCTATAATCCTCTTCCTACACATTCCGATGAGTTCTTCCAGCCTCTAAGTTTGAACACCACCATGCACAACAG CTTCGGTGGATTGAGATACAATCCTATCGGTTCCGATCATGAGATGACAGATGGCGGTGTTAATGAGAACAATTCTAATGGAATGTTTCCGGGCTGGATGCTCTAA